The Clostridium septicum genome contains a region encoding:
- a CDS encoding ATP-dependent Clp protease ATP-binding subunit: MIFGRFTERAHIVLVEAQKESQYFKHGYIGTEHILIGLLKEGGYAREVLYENGITIERVRKIIEDYLGFGDDDISVGEMLLTPRCKRLFDDSLIKARNFNHNAISPEHILLALMDDVESVAHTTLSNYKVDFKLLEQKLNQYLLGKDFNEVNLEEKRENKPKKKTVKTPMLNQYGVDLTLMAKEGALDPVIGRENENQRVLEILCRRIKNNPCLIGEPGVGKTAVVEGLAQRIVDGNIPEILKNKSLISLDLTSMIAGAKYRGEFEDRLKKVMEEIKSREDIIIFIDEIHTIVGAGGAEGAIDAANILKPALARGEIKCIGATTIEEYRKHIEKDSALERRFQPVSIGEPSKEETLEILKGLKDKYEAHHMVEITDTALESAVQLSDRYITDRFMPDKAIDLIDEASAKVRIENLIAPPSIKEIELKIEDIEREKEEAIRGQDFEKAANLRDRENELKKEFLVLKDDWKNQSYNNRCVVNEENVANVVSLWTNIPLEKLTQKESQRLLNLEKILQKRVIGQKEAVRAVAKAVKRARVGLKDPNRPIGSFIFCGPTGVGKTELSNALAEAMFGSEKNLVRIDMSEYMEKHAVSRLIGSPPGYVGYDEGGQLTEAVRRNPYSVILLDEIEKAHPDVFNILLQIMEDGRLTDGKGKIVNFKNTIIIMTSNIGAHTIKKQKTVGFEINRDKNETEYEKMKENIMQEIKREFKPEFINRIDDIIVFHQLDTGDILEIVNIMLNNTITRLKERKITINLDDDSKKFLANKGVDISYGARPLRRIITKELEDKLSEEMLKGCIKGGDQLEVYCDGASLCFKHIS; this comes from the coding sequence ATGATTTTTGGGAGGTTTACAGAAAGGGCACATATTGTGTTAGTAGAAGCTCAAAAAGAATCGCAATATTTTAAGCATGGTTATATAGGTACAGAGCATATTCTTATTGGATTGCTTAAAGAAGGTGGGTATGCAAGGGAAGTTTTATATGAAAATGGAATAACTATTGAAAGAGTTAGAAAAATAATAGAAGATTACTTGGGATTTGGCGATGATGATATATCAGTAGGAGAAATGCTTTTAACGCCAAGATGTAAAAGATTATTTGATGATAGTTTAATTAAAGCTAGAAATTTTAATCATAATGCAATAAGTCCTGAACACATTTTATTAGCTTTAATGGATGATGTAGAAAGTGTTGCACATACTACATTATCAAATTATAAAGTAGATTTTAAACTTCTAGAGCAAAAGCTAAATCAATATTTATTAGGAAAAGATTTTAATGAGGTAAATCTAGAAGAAAAAAGAGAAAATAAACCTAAGAAGAAAACAGTAAAAACTCCAATGTTAAATCAATACGGTGTTGATTTAACTTTAATGGCAAAAGAAGGAGCTTTAGATCCTGTTATAGGAAGAGAGAATGAGAATCAAAGGGTTCTAGAGATTCTATGTAGAAGGATAAAAAATAATCCTTGCCTAATAGGTGAACCAGGAGTTGGGAAGACAGCTGTAGTAGAAGGTTTAGCTCAAAGAATAGTAGATGGAAATATTCCTGAAATACTTAAAAATAAATCATTAATTTCTTTAGATTTAACATCTATGATAGCAGGAGCTAAATATAGAGGAGAATTTGAAGATAGATTAAAAAAAGTAATGGAAGAAATTAAAAGTAGAGAAGATATAATTATATTTATAGATGAGATTCATACCATAGTTGGTGCGGGAGGAGCAGAAGGTGCTATTGATGCAGCTAATATACTTAAGCCAGCCTTAGCTAGGGGGGAAATAAAGTGTATAGGGGCAACTACTATAGAGGAATATAGAAAGCACATAGAAAAAGATTCAGCCTTAGAACGAAGGTTCCAACCAGTAAGCATAGGAGAGCCTTCAAAAGAGGAAACTTTAGAAATATTAAAAGGGCTTAAAGATAAATATGAAGCACATCATATGGTAGAAATAACTGATACTGCATTGGAGTCAGCAGTACAGCTTTCAGATAGGTATATAACTGATAGATTTATGCCTGATAAGGCAATCGATTTAATTGATGAAGCCTCTGCAAAAGTTAGGATAGAGAATCTTATAGCTCCACCTAGTATAAAAGAAATAGAATTAAAGATAGAAGATATAGAAAGAGAAAAAGAAGAGGCAATAAGAGGGCAAGACTTTGAGAAAGCTGCTAATTTAAGAGATAGAGAAAATGAATTAAAGAAAGAATTTTTGGTATTAAAGGATGATTGGAAAAATCAAAGTTATAATAATAGATGCGTAGTAAACGAAGAAAATGTAGCTAATGTAGTATCTTTATGGACCAATATACCATTAGAGAAGTTAACACAAAAAGAGTCTCAAAGACTTTTGAATTTAGAAAAAATTCTTCAAAAAAGAGTAATTGGACAAAAAGAAGCTGTAAGAGCTGTAGCAAAAGCTGTTAAAAGGGCAAGAGTTGGATTAAAAGATCCAAATAGACCAATAGGGAGTTTTATATTTTGTGGACCAACTGGAGTTGGAAAAACAGAATTATCTAATGCATTAGCAGAAGCAATGTTTGGAAGTGAAAAAAATCTAGTTAGAATAGATATGTCTGAATACATGGAAAAACATGCTGTATCAAGGCTTATAGGATCTCCACCTGGATATGTAGGATATGATGAAGGTGGACAATTAACAGAAGCAGTAAGAAGAAATCCTTATTCAGTAATATTATTAGATGAAATAGAAAAAGCTCATCCAGATGTGTTTAACATACTGCTTCAAATTATGGAAGATGGAAGATTAACAGATGGTAAAGGTAAAATAGTAAACTTCAAGAATACTATTATAATAATGACATCTAATATAGGAGCACATACTATAAAAAAACAAAAAACCGTAGGGTTTGAAATTAACAGAGATAAAAATGAAACTGAGTATGAAAAAATGAAAGAAAATATTATGCAAGAAATAAAGAGAGAATTCAAGCCTGAATTCATAAATAGAATAGATGACATTATAGTTTTTCATCAGTTAGATACAGGGGATATATTAGAAATAGTGAATATAATGCTAAATAATACTATAACAAGACTAAAAGAAAGAAAAATAACTATAAATTTAGATGATGATAGTAAAAAGTTTTTAGCAAATAAAGGTGTGGATATAAGCTATGGAGCTAGACCGTTAAGAAGGATTATAACTAAAGAATTAGAGGATAAATTAAGTGAAGAGATGTTAAAAGGATGTATAAAAGGTGGAGATCAATTAGAAGTGTATTGTGATGGAGCATCCTTGTGTTTTAAGCATATTTCATAG
- the trxB gene encoding thioredoxin-disulfide reductase yields MNKEVKEKELIIIGGGPAGLTSAIYATRAKLDMLLLEDKILGGQVRNSYTIENYPGFRKVSGTELSDLMQQQAEELGAEIDEFDVIENVDFSGKDKIVETGDYIYKAKAIIIATGASPKKLPINNEGKLSGKGIHYCAVCDGAMYEGKVVAVVGGGNAALEEAIFLTKFAEKVIMIRRHDYFNGEKATIEEVKNNPKIEIMFNYDLVEAYGENFLEKAKIKNTKTGEEKEINLDAIFGFIGTEPKTEMFKEYINLTPNGYIITDERMRTNIKGVYAAGDVRDKQFRQITTAVSDGTIAALDSEKYIIERRKDV; encoded by the coding sequence ATGAATAAAGAAGTTAAAGAAAAAGAATTAATTATAATTGGAGGAGGTCCGGCAGGATTAACTTCAGCTATATATGCAACAAGAGCCAAATTAGATATGTTGTTACTAGAGGATAAAATATTGGGAGGGCAAGTAAGAAACAGCTATACAATAGAGAATTATCCAGGGTTTAGAAAAGTTTCGGGTACAGAGTTATCAGATTTAATGCAACAACAAGCAGAAGAATTAGGTGCTGAAATAGATGAATTTGATGTTATAGAAAATGTTGATTTTAGTGGTAAAGATAAAATTGTAGAAACTGGAGATTATATATATAAAGCAAAAGCTATAATAATTGCTACAGGCGCAAGTCCTAAAAAATTACCAATTAATAATGAAGGAAAGCTTTCAGGAAAAGGAATCCATTATTGTGCAGTATGTGATGGAGCGATGTATGAAGGGAAAGTAGTTGCTGTTGTAGGTGGCGGAAATGCGGCTTTAGAAGAAGCAATATTCTTAACTAAATTTGCTGAAAAGGTAATTATGATAAGAAGACATGATTATTTTAATGGAGAAAAAGCTACTATAGAAGAAGTTAAAAATAATCCTAAAATAGAAATTATGTTTAATTATGATTTAGTTGAAGCATATGGTGAAAACTTTTTAGAGAAAGCTAAAATTAAAAATACCAAGACAGGTGAAGAAAAAGAAATTAATTTAGATGCTATCTTTGGATTTATAGGAACAGAACCTAAAACAGAGATGTTTAAAGAGTATATAAATCTAACTCCAAATGGATATATTATAACTGATGAAAGAATGAGAACAAATATAAAAGGGGTATATGCAGCAGGAGATGTTAGAGATAAGCAATTTAGACAAATAACAACTGCAGTATCAGATGGAACAATTGCAGCTTTAGACTCAGAAAAATATATTATAGAAAGAAGAAAGGATGTTTAA
- a CDS encoding glutaredoxin domain-containing protein — translation MIKIYSTSWCPGCIKAKRFFDMKGWKYEEINVADRHEDREEVFKVSGQRTVPVVDVNGEIIVGFDKKAIEAAFNK, via the coding sequence ATGATAAAGATTTATTCAACATCTTGGTGTCCAGGATGTATTAAAGCAAAAAGATTTTTTGATATGAAAGGTTGGAAGTACGAGGAAATAAATGTAGCTGATAGACATGAAGATAGAGAAGAAGTATTTAAAGTTTCAGGACAAAGAACAGTACCAGTAGTAGATGTAAATGGAGAAATAATAGTAGGATTTGATAAGAAGGCTATTGAAGCAGCTTTTAATAAATAA
- a CDS encoding NADP-dependent glyceraldehyde-3-phosphate dehydrogenase, translated as MFSCIKDKERTFRNLINGEWVNNKECKFIEIYSPINKELVGRVPAMTKEEVDFAIKSAKEAQKKWKDITVNERADILYRASDILEERKDELIDILVKEIAKDRKSAESEILRTADYIRFTADTAKNVSGESIPGDSFPGFKRNKISVVTREPLGVVLAISPFNYPINLAASKLAPALVAGNSVVLKPATQGSLCGLYLAKVFEQAGIPAGVLNTITGRGSEIGDYIVTHPEIDFINFTGSTEIGTRISRITTMVPLLMELGGKDAAIVLEDADLELAASNIVAGGYSYSGQRCTAVKRILVMDKVADKLVEKLKEKIDKLKVGNPLDSDVDIVPLIDTKAADFVWDLIEDAREKGAYLVSGGTREGNLIYPTLFDHVTTDMRLAWEEPFGPVLPIIRVKDKDMAIEIANKSEYGLQSSVFTENINEAFYVANRLEVGTVQVNNKTERGPDHFPFLGVKASGIGTQGIRYSIESMSRPKATVINLIQK; from the coding sequence ATGTTTAGTTGTATAAAAGATAAAGAAAGAACATTCAGAAATCTTATTAATGGTGAGTGGGTTAACAATAAAGAATGTAAATTCATAGAAATATATTCCCCTATTAATAAAGAATTGGTTGGAAGAGTACCAGCAATGACTAAAGAAGAAGTAGACTTTGCAATTAAAAGTGCAAAAGAGGCTCAGAAAAAATGGAAAGATATAACCGTAAATGAAAGAGCAGATATCCTATATAGAGCATCAGATATTCTAGAAGAGAGAAAAGATGAATTAATTGACATATTAGTAAAAGAAATAGCAAAGGATAGAAAAAGTGCAGAATCTGAAATATTAAGAACTGCAGATTACATAAGATTTACAGCGGATACAGCTAAGAATGTTTCAGGAGAAAGTATACCAGGAGATAGTTTTCCAGGATTTAAAAGAAATAAGATATCGGTTGTAACAAGAGAACCTTTAGGGGTAGTTTTAGCTATCTCGCCGTTTAATTATCCTATAAACTTAGCAGCATCTAAATTAGCGCCAGCTTTAGTAGCAGGAAATTCAGTAGTTTTAAAGCCTGCAACACAAGGAAGTTTATGCGGATTATATCTTGCAAAAGTTTTTGAACAGGCTGGAATTCCGGCTGGAGTATTAAATACAATAACAGGTAGAGGTAGTGAAATTGGAGATTATATTGTAACTCATCCAGAAATAGATTTCATAAACTTTACAGGTAGTACAGAAATCGGTACGAGAATATCACGTATAACAACTATGGTTCCGTTATTAATGGAATTGGGAGGAAAAGATGCAGCAATAGTTTTAGAAGATGCAGATTTAGAATTAGCAGCAAGTAATATAGTAGCAGGTGGTTATTCATACTCTGGTCAAAGATGTACTGCTGTTAAAAGAATACTAGTAATGGATAAAGTTGCAGATAAATTAGTTGAGAAGCTAAAAGAAAAAATAGATAAGTTAAAAGTGGGAAATCCTTTAGATAGTGATGTTGATATAGTACCCTTAATAGATACTAAAGCAGCAGATTTTGTTTGGGATTTAATAGAAGATGCAAGAGAAAAAGGGGCATATTTGGTTAGCGGTGGAACTAGAGAGGGAAATTTAATATATCCAACACTTTTTGATCATGTAACTACAGACATGAGATTGGCTTGGGAGGAACCATTTGGTCCAGTACTTCCAATAATAAGAGTTAAAGATAAAGATATGGCTATAGAGATTGCTAATAAGTCAGAGTATGGTTTACAATCATCAGTATTTACGGAAAATATAAATGAAGCTTTTTATGTTGCAAATAGATTAGAAGTGGGAACAGTTCAAGTTAATAATAAAACTGAAAGAGGTCCTGATCATTTTCCATTCCTTGGAGTAAAGGCCTCAGGTATTGGAACACAAGGTATAAGATATTCAATTGAATCTATGTCAAGACCTAAAGCAACCGTAATAAATTTAATACAAAAATAA
- a CDS encoding glutaredoxin family protein — protein MIKVYSTSACPWCVKAKSYLQSKNISFEELNVQDDMTAREEMIKKSKQMGVPVLDINGEIIIGFDKKAIDLALQK, from the coding sequence ATGATTAAAGTTTATTCAACTAGCGCTTGTCCATGGTGTGTCAAGGCTAAAAGTTATTTACAATCAAAAAATATTTCTTTTGAAGAACTAAACGTTCAGGATGATATGACTGCTCGTGAAGAAATGATAAAAAAATCAAAACAAATGGGAGTTCCTGTTTTAGATATAAATGGAGAAATAATAATTGGTTTTGATAAAAAAGCTATAGATTTAGCTCTTCAAAAATAA
- a CDS encoding GntR family transcriptional regulator translates to MIDKNSPIPVYYQLKNDLISKIAEGVWKPGECIASERELCEIYGVSRMTIRQAIGELVQEGILLRIKGKGTFVCEPTVKQQDMMSFTEIIKQTGRKLKTEIIEFKKVNTPENLTDTFELDELYKINRKRIVDGECIAIETVYIPVDYCGYIDENMLEGSLYKILEDFGYSVDYSTSSIASIIINEELKSLFCVKNDVPLLKVIGKTFTQSGKILFVEEAIYRSDKFLLQVNISRREGKMR, encoded by the coding sequence ATGATAGATAAAAACAGTCCAATACCAGTTTACTATCAACTAAAAAATGATTTAATATCAAAAATAGCTGAGGGTGTATGGAAGCCGGGTGAATGTATAGCTAGTGAAAGAGAGTTATGTGAAATATATGGTGTAAGTAGAATGACCATTAGACAAGCGATTGGAGAACTAGTTCAAGAGGGAATACTTTTAAGAATAAAAGGAAAAGGAACCTTTGTATGTGAGCCTACAGTTAAGCAACAAGATATGATGAGTTTTACAGAAATTATTAAACAAACTGGAAGAAAGTTGAAGACTGAGATAATAGAATTTAAAAAAGTTAACACTCCGGAAAATTTAACGGATACATTTGAATTAGATGAATTATATAAAATAAATAGAAAGCGTATTGTAGATGGTGAATGTATAGCTATAGAAACGGTTTATATACCGGTAGATTATTGTGGTTATATAGATGAAAATATGCTAGAGGGATCTTTATATAAAATACTTGAGGATTTCGGATATTCAGTAGATTATTCCACTTCATCTATTGCATCTATTATTATTAATGAGGAATTAAAGAGTTTATTTTGTGTAAAAAATGATGTGCCGTTATTAAAAGTAATAGGAAAAACTTTTACTCAAAGTGGGAAAATACTTTTTGTAGAAGAAGCAATTTATAGATCAGATAAATTTTTATTGCAAGTTAATATATCGAGAAGAGAGGGGAAAATGCGATGA
- the nagB gene encoding glucosamine-6-phosphate deaminase: MKLIVTKNYEELSKVAAKEMADIIKSNPKAVLGLATGGSPIGMYKELIRMNKESEIDFSQITTVNLDEYVGLSGEHNQSYRYFMNENLFNHININKENTFVPNGLAENIEEECQNYDKKIAELGGTDVQLLGIGNNGHIAFNEPDNFLVAGTHLTNLTQNTIEANARFFDSIDEVPTTALTMGLGGIMKSKKIIVIASGKGKAEAVKEMLSGKINTNMPASMLQMHKDVILIIDEDAASLLNK, translated from the coding sequence ATGAAGTTAATAGTTACAAAAAATTATGAAGAATTAAGTAAGGTAGCAGCTAAAGAGATGGCTGATATAATAAAGAGTAATCCTAAAGCTGTTTTAGGATTAGCAACTGGTGGATCACCAATTGGTATGTATAAAGAGTTAATAAGAATGAATAAAGAAAGTGAAATAGATTTTTCACAAATTACAACTGTTAATTTAGATGAGTATGTTGGATTATCAGGGGAGCATAATCAAAGTTACAGATATTTTATGAATGAAAATTTATTCAACCATATTAATATAAACAAAGAAAATACTTTTGTACCAAATGGTTTAGCAGAAAATATTGAAGAAGAATGTCAAAATTATGATAAAAAGATAGCAGAATTAGGTGGAACAGATGTACAGTTATTAGGAATTGGAAATAATGGACATATAGCATTTAATGAGCCTGATAATTTCTTGGTAGCAGGTACTCATTTGACAAATTTAACTCAAAATACAATTGAAGCAAATGCAAGATTCTTTGATTCAATTGATGAAGTTCCAACTACAGCTTTAACTATGGGATTAGGTGGAATAATGAAATCTAAAAAAATTATAGTTATAGCTAGTGGTAAAGGAAAGGCTGAAGCTGTAAAAGAAATGTTAAGCGGAAAAATAAATACTAATATGCCTGCATCAATGTTACAAATGCATAAAGATGTTATATTAATTATTGATGAAGATGCAGCTAGTTTATTAAATAAATAA
- the radA gene encoding DNA repair protein RadA, whose translation MAKIKSIFVCQECGYESLKWLGKCPDCNKWNTMVEEVKNTQKEQKSKINTIKVLGSMPKNIQEIKSGEKERFNTGLKELNRVLGGGLVKGSLTLISGDPGIGKSTLLLQTANNIAKNYGKVLYVSGEESEEQIKIRGDRLGVNENNLYVLSETNLDLIEGYINELNPVFVIIDSIQTVYKEAVTSAPGSVSQVKECSNAIMRIGKSKNIPLFIVAHVTKQGELAGPRVLEHMVDTVLYFEGERTEEFRVLRTMKNRFGTTSEIGVFEMVEEGLKEIYDPSRIFLEDTNFNQEGSAVIGLMEGTRPILVEMQALVSETNMHMASRTAVGIDNQRLRLMLAVLEKKLKAPFFKYDVYVNVVGGLNLDGTTGDLGLALALLSSLKNTGFKLERAVIIGEVGLTGEIRPIASCDRLIKEAEKMGFKNAIIPNRNKDKVTSNEINIIGVSNIREAINKIF comes from the coding sequence ATGGCTAAAATTAAATCCATATTTGTCTGTCAAGAGTGCGGGTATGAATCATTAAAGTGGTTGGGAAAATGTCCTGACTGCAATAAATGGAATACCATGGTAGAAGAAGTCAAGAATACACAAAAAGAACAAAAATCAAAAATAAACACAATAAAGGTTTTAGGTAGTATGCCTAAGAATATACAAGAGATAAAATCTGGAGAAAAGGAAAGATTTAATACTGGTTTAAAAGAGTTAAATAGAGTTTTAGGTGGAGGATTAGTTAAGGGATCACTTACTCTAATTTCAGGAGATCCTGGAATAGGAAAATCCACATTATTATTGCAGACAGCAAATAACATTGCTAAAAACTATGGCAAAGTACTATATGTTTCAGGAGAAGAATCAGAGGAGCAGATAAAGATAAGAGGAGATAGGTTAGGAGTAAATGAAAATAATCTATATGTGCTATCAGAAACTAACTTAGACTTAATAGAAGGATATATAAATGAGTTAAATCCTGTTTTTGTAATAATAGACTCTATTCAGACTGTATATAAAGAAGCAGTAACTTCAGCACCAGGTAGTGTCTCACAAGTAAAAGAATGTTCAAACGCCATAATGAGAATTGGAAAAAGCAAGAATATACCTTTATTTATAGTAGCTCATGTTACAAAGCAAGGGGAACTTGCTGGACCTAGAGTTTTAGAACATATGGTTGATACGGTTCTGTATTTTGAAGGAGAGAGAACGGAAGAGTTTAGGGTTCTAAGAACTATGAAAAATCGTTTTGGAACAACTAGTGAAATTGGTGTTTTTGAAATGGTAGAAGAAGGTTTGAAGGAAATATACGATCCATCTAGAATATTCTTAGAAGATACTAACTTTAATCAAGAAGGATCTGCCGTAATAGGACTTATGGAAGGAACTAGACCCATACTTGTAGAAATGCAGGCTCTTGTAAGTGAAACTAATATGCATATGGCTAGTAGAACTGCTGTTGGAATAGATAATCAAAGACTTAGATTAATGCTAGCTGTTTTAGAAAAAAAACTAAAAGCACCATTCTTTAAATATGATGTATATGTTAACGTAGTTGGTGGATTGAATTTAGATGGAACAACAGGAGATTTAGGATTGGCTCTAGCTTTATTATCTAGTTTGAAAAATACTGGTTTTAAATTAGAAAGAGCAGTAATAATTGGAGAAGTAGGATTAACTGGAGAAATAAGACCTATAGCATCATGTGACAGATTAATTAAAGAAGCAGAAAAAATGGGATTTAAAAATGCTATAATTCCAAATAGAAATAAAGATAAAGTAACTAGTAATGAAATTAATATTATAGGAGTAAGTAATATAAGAGAAGCAATTAATAAGATATTCTAG
- the disA gene encoding DNA integrity scanning diadenylate cyclase DisA — protein sequence MRIKDDKEIKKILKLMSPGTPLRDGLENILRAKTGGLIVIGDGEAVMELVDGGFHINSEYTPAYVYELAKMDGAIVISGDLKRIVCANTQLVPSSSLTTYETGTRHRTANRVAKQTGNIVIAISQRRNIITIYKGELKYVLQESSVILARANQAIQTLEKYVIVLNRAINNLNLLEFQDLTTLFDVVTAIQRTEMVMRIVEEIKRYIVELGNEGRLISMQLHELIKNIERDGILLIRDYCKEDLEPEEIYKDIQVFSAEELLDLDLIAKLLGYNGISLVDTLISPKGYRVLFKVPRIPSVVIENLVKHFNELKYVVEANTDDLDQVDGIGEARARAIRNGLRRIKEQVYLKNEI from the coding sequence ATGAGAATAAAAGATGATAAAGAAATAAAAAAAATATTGAAGTTAATGAGTCCAGGAACACCTTTAAGAGATGGTTTGGAAAATATTTTAAGAGCTAAAACTGGTGGACTGATAGTAATTGGTGATGGGGAAGCAGTGATGGAGCTTGTAGATGGTGGATTTCATATAAATTCAGAATATACTCCAGCTTATGTATATGAGTTAGCCAAGATGGATGGAGCTATTGTTATAAGTGGAGATTTAAAAAGAATAGTATGTGCAAATACTCAATTAGTACCATCATCATCGTTAACTACATATGAAACTGGAACAAGACATAGAACTGCAAATAGAGTAGCTAAGCAAACAGGTAATATTGTTATAGCCATATCACAAAGAAGAAATATAATAACAATATATAAAGGTGAATTAAAATATGTTTTGCAAGAGAGTAGTGTAATATTAGCTAGAGCTAATCAAGCGATTCAAACACTTGAAAAGTATGTAATTGTATTAAATAGAGCCATAAATAATTTAAATTTATTAGAATTTCAGGATTTAACTACTTTATTTGATGTTGTAACAGCTATACAAAGAACGGAAATGGTAATGAGAATAGTTGAAGAAATTAAAAGATATATTGTAGAGCTGGGTAATGAAGGTAGGTTAATTTCTATGCAATTACATGAGCTAATAAAGAACATAGAAAGGGATGGAATATTACTTATTAGAGATTATTGCAAAGAAGATTTAGAACCAGAAGAAATATATAAAGATATACAGGTATTTAGCGCAGAGGAGTTATTAGACTTAGATTTAATAGCTAAATTATTGGGGTATAATGGAATATCATTGGTTGATACTTTAATATCACCAAAAGGATATAGAGTTTTATTTAAGGTTCCTAGAATCCCAAGTGTAGTAATAGAAAATTTAGTTAAACATTTTAATGAATTAAAATATGTAGTAGAGGCTAATACTGATGATTTGGATCAAGTAGATGGTATTGGGGAAGCAAGAGCAAGAGCTATAAGAAATGGACTAAGAAGAATAAAAGAGCAAGTTTATTTAAAAAATGAAATATAA
- a CDS encoding DUF1573 domain-containing protein, translating to MKDIIFDNFQNDVNESLIRHKSILDIMTKYTESSARVNRAVAKSVTNCGCINISADKQATPSENDSLSDFSSSLENHLNGKLCDNCRDVIEREIGNNLFYLTSLCNSLDLNLYDILLKEEDKINTLGKFTFR from the coding sequence ATGAAAGATATAATATTTGATAACTTTCAAAATGATGTTAACGAATCACTAATAAGACATAAAAGTATACTTGACATAATGACTAAATACACTGAATCAAGCGCTAGGGTAAATAGAGCCGTAGCAAAATCTGTTACAAACTGTGGATGTATTAATATATCTGCTGATAAACAGGCTACCCCTAGCGAAAATGATTCATTATCAGATTTTAGTTCTTCACTTGAAAATCATCTAAACGGAAAATTATGTGATAACTGTCGTGATGTTATCGAAAGAGAAATTGGAAATAATTTGTTTTATCTTACATCTCTTTGTAATAGTTTAGATTTAAACCTCTATGATATACTGCTTAAAGAAGAAGATAAAATAAACACTCTTGGAAAGTTTACATTTAGATAA
- a CDS encoding PIN/TRAM domain-containing protein gives MFKKTIRIIFSLIGSICGYVVGSIVLDIPQINKINFLSQPVGSVLFLIFTVLLFGLILFLISPRIYDWVSNLIEYAEKNIQKLSATEILYGGFGALLSLIITSLIGMPLNKLTIVGPILFILFNLIFAFIVGDIFIKKKEDISALLINLKKTSIKEKKSKNVLKTIPKVLDTSVIIDGRIFDICKTGFVEGPLVIPSFVLDELRHISDSSDSLKRNRGRRGLDILNKIQKELEIETQIWEGDFQEIAEVDSKLLKLAQVLKGKVITNDFNLNKVAEFQGVPVLNINELANAIKPVVLPGEEMRVIVVKDGKEATQGIAYLDDGTMIVVEGGKKYIGEPIDVLVTSVLQTAAGRMIFAKPKE, from the coding sequence GTGTTCAAAAAAACAATAAGAATTATATTTTCGCTTATAGGCTCAATCTGTGGTTATGTTGTTGGGAGTATTGTATTAGACATTCCTCAAATCAACAAGATTAATTTCTTATCACAACCAGTAGGTTCGGTATTATTTCTTATTTTTACAGTTTTATTATTTGGTCTTATATTATTTTTAATTTCTCCACGTATTTATGATTGGGTATCAAATCTTATAGAATATGCAGAAAAGAACATTCAAAAATTATCAGCTACTGAAATACTTTATGGTGGTTTTGGAGCATTACTATCATTAATAATAACATCATTAATTGGAATGCCGTTGAATAAACTAACAATAGTAGGTCCGATTTTATTTATATTATTCAATCTAATATTTGCATTTATTGTAGGTGATATATTTATTAAGAAAAAAGAAGATATATCAGCGCTACTAATAAATTTAAAAAAGACTAGCATAAAGGAGAAGAAGTCTAAGAATGTTTTAAAAACAATTCCGAAGGTTTTAGATACATCAGTTATAATTGATGGTAGAATATTTGACATATGTAAAACTGGATTTGTAGAAGGTCCGTTGGTTATTCCAAGTTTTGTTTTAGATGAACTTAGACATATTTCAGATTCTTCTGATTCTTTAAAGAGAAATAGAGGAAGAAGAGGGCTAGATATACTTAATAAAATACAAAAGGAATTAGAAATAGAAACTCAAATTTGGGAAGGCGATTTTCAAGAGATTGCAGAAGTAGATAGCAAGCTTTTAAAATTAGCTCAAGTTTTAAAAGGAAAAGTTATAACTAATGATTTTAATTTAAATAAGGTTGCAGAATTTCAAGGAGTTCCAGTTCTTAATATAAATGAATTAGCAAATGCAATAAAGCCTGTTGTTCTTCCAGGTGAAGAAATGAGGGTTATAGTTGTAAAAGATGGTAAAGAAGCAACTCAAGGTATTGCATACCTTGATGATGGAACAATGATAGTAGTAGAGGGTGGAAAAAAATACATAGGAGAACCTATAGATGTTTTAGTAACCTCAGTACTTCAAACAGCTGCAGGAAGAATGATTTTCGCAAAACCAAAGGAATAG